The following are encoded together in the Desulfococcus multivorans genome:
- a CDS encoding MBL fold metallo-hydrolase: MKARLTILCENSIGVPLGVIGEHGFSCHVETDSGEYLFDTGQGFGILSNALALGKDLRKIAAVMISHGHYDHTGGLPAVLKMRGDVPVHGHPGIFVERFYSVGGKRRDIGIPYRRSWLESLGADFRLATDMTEVGPGVYLTGEIPRKTSFEKGDPHMFARTADGRTLDPDPIPDDLSMIVDSDAGLILVLGCAHAGMVNIIEHVMAETGRDRIYAVIGGTHLAFAGDAQFEETVRAIDRYRIDKVGVSHCTGLERASQLHARLKERFFFGCVGSVLDG, translated from the coding sequence ATGAAAGCACGGTTGACCATTCTGTGCGAAAATTCGATCGGCGTACCGCTTGGCGTCATCGGTGAGCACGGTTTTTCCTGCCATGTGGAGACGGATAGCGGCGAGTACTTGTTTGATACCGGTCAGGGCTTTGGAATTCTATCGAATGCTCTGGCCCTTGGCAAGGACCTGAGAAAGATCGCGGCAGTCATGATCAGCCATGGCCACTATGACCACACCGGCGGGCTGCCGGCGGTCCTGAAGATGCGGGGCGATGTTCCGGTCCACGGACATCCGGGCATCTTTGTTGAGCGATTTTACAGCGTAGGCGGCAAGCGGCGGGACATCGGCATTCCTTACCGACGAAGCTGGCTGGAATCCCTGGGTGCTGATTTTCGTCTCGCTACCGATATGACCGAGGTGGGGCCGGGTGTTTATCTGACGGGAGAAATTCCTCGGAAGACATCTTTCGAGAAAGGGGATCCCCACATGTTCGCTCGTACGGCCGACGGGCGGACGTTGGATCCCGACCCGATTCCGGACGATCTGTCGATGATTGTCGATTCGGACGCGGGCCTCATTCTGGTATTGGGATGCGCCCATGCCGGTATGGTCAATATCATCGAACATGTCATGGCCGAAACCGGCCGGGACCGGATCTATGCCGTCATCGGCGGCACCCATTTAGCGTTCGCAGGCGATGCACAGTTTGAGGAAACCGTCAGGGCCATCGACCGATACCGTATCGACAAAGTGGGGGTTTCTCATTGTACCGGCCTGGAGAGGGCTTCTCAACTCCATGCCCGACTGAAGGAGCGATTTTTTTTCGGTTGTGTCGGATCGGTGTTGGACGGTTGA
- a CDS encoding gamma carbonic anhydrase family protein, giving the protein MIIEFKGKRPRIGKNVFIAPNAVVIGDVEIGDGSSIWFNTVIRGDSDIIRIGRSTNIQDNCTVHIDEGKPTIIGDNVTVGHNTVVHGCIVEDLCLIGIHSTVLSGAHIKRGSIIASNALVMEGKTVGPFHLVAGVPATLKKTLPETILDVLKASAELYRNKVRDFQAAKIVEK; this is encoded by the coding sequence ATGATTATTGAATTCAAGGGAAAACGCCCCAGAATCGGAAAGAATGTGTTCATCGCGCCGAACGCGGTGGTGATCGGCGACGTCGAGATCGGAGACGGATCGAGCATTTGGTTCAATACGGTCATCCGGGGGGATTCGGACATCATCCGGATCGGCCGAAGCACGAACATCCAGGACAATTGTACCGTCCATATCGACGAAGGGAAGCCCACGATCATCGGCGATAACGTGACCGTGGGTCATAACACCGTGGTGCATGGCTGCATCGTCGAGGATCTTTGTCTCATCGGCATCCATTCGACCGTTTTGAGCGGTGCCCACATCAAACGAGGTTCCATCATCGCGTCCAACGCGTTGGTCATGGAGGGAAAGACGGTGGGACCTTTTCACCTGGTGGCGGGCGTGCCGGCCACCCTCAAGAAAACGCTCCCCGAGACGATTCTCGATGTCTTGAAGGCGTCTGCGGAGCTCTATCGCAATAAAGTCCGCGATTTTCAGGCGGCGAAGATTGTCGAAAAATAG
- a CDS encoding ferredoxin, which yields MAFTPTVDETKCVGCEECVDVCPVEVFEMQDGKSVPVNAEECIGCESCVEVCEVDAITVEEN from the coding sequence ATGGCTTTTACCCCCACCGTAGATGAAACGAAATGTGTCGGATGTGAAGAATGCGTAGACGTCTGTCCCGTGGAGGTCTTCGAAATGCAGGACGGCAAATCCGTCCCTGTAAATGCTGAGGAGTGTATCGGTTGCGAAAGTTGCGTCGAGGTTTGCGAAGTGGATGCGATCACCGTCGAGGAGAACTGA
- a CDS encoding ATP-binding protein, which yields MGYPVVDEEKCVGCEECVDNCPQDVFEMENNKSKVVNPDECVMCESCVEVCEADAIELVED from the coding sequence ATGGGCTACCCTGTCGTTGACGAAGAAAAATGTGTTGGCTGTGAAGAATGTGTGGATAATTGTCCTCAGGACGTGTTCGAGATGGAGAACAACAAATCCAAAGTGGTCAACCCGGATGAATGCGTCATGTGCGAAAGCTGTGTCGAGGTCTGTGAAGCGGACGCCATTGAGTTGGTCGAAGACTAA
- a CDS encoding B12-binding domain-containing radical SAM protein: MPAKPGRHAMADILLIQPPIRDFYLTEKRTIPYGLACIAAELLKNGFTVDIMDALAVGKSREIALPSEMDYLRRFYGKIDISPFGLFHTFKHFGYSYAHIGKTARDSGAFLVGISSLFTAYSDEALETARTVKAFHPRCRIVMGGHHPTVLPETVMAEDAVDFVIRGEGETAMTLLACALRKGRNVSAVPGIVFRKPDRTLAVSPPVELENLDAHPLPALDLIRHAYYRRNHKGAAVVMTSRGCPMNCSYCAVGGGAVRYRVRSKAQVIREMETAVTRYGARFIDFEDENLSLDRDGFLALLDDTARRFQGLDLELRAMNGLFAPSLDATMIRAMKLAGFRTLNLSLGTTAPGQLRRFRRPDVKKATEAAVSAAREEGLNVVCYIIVGAPDQSAQDSLRDLLYLADLDVLAGISVYYPAPGSADYAKLSNDGLLPKRFSLMRSTALPLSLKTTRRESVTLLRLGRILGFMRLLLNSGERLPQARPLRESGLDPHGSRNRLGRALLAAFFHDSRIRGMTPDGEIFDHNVSSELALSFRDGLKNIFDI; encoded by the coding sequence TTGCCCGCAAAACCCGGTCGACACGCCATGGCCGACATCCTGCTGATCCAGCCCCCCATCCGGGATTTCTACCTCACTGAAAAACGGACCATTCCTTACGGTCTGGCCTGTATCGCCGCCGAACTGCTGAAAAACGGATTCACCGTCGACATTATGGACGCCCTGGCCGTCGGCAAATCCCGGGAGATCGCACTACCCTCCGAGATGGACTATCTGAGAAGATTCTACGGCAAAATCGACATCTCGCCCTTCGGTCTCTTCCATACCTTCAAACATTTTGGCTACAGCTATGCGCATATCGGAAAAACGGCCCGTGACTCCGGAGCATTTCTGGTGGGCATTTCCTCGCTGTTCACCGCGTACAGCGACGAGGCCCTGGAAACGGCTCGAACCGTCAAGGCCTTTCATCCCCGGTGCCGCATTGTCATGGGCGGTCACCATCCAACGGTCCTTCCCGAGACGGTCATGGCCGAAGATGCCGTCGACTTTGTCATCCGGGGAGAAGGCGAGACAGCCATGACCCTTTTGGCCTGCGCCCTGAGAAAGGGCAGAAATGTCTCGGCGGTTCCCGGCATTGTCTTTCGAAAGCCCGATCGTACCCTCGCCGTGAGCCCCCCTGTCGAGCTGGAAAACCTGGACGCCCATCCCCTCCCCGCTTTGGACCTGATCCGGCATGCCTACTATCGGCGAAACCATAAGGGCGCCGCGGTGGTCATGACGAGCCGAGGCTGTCCCATGAACTGCAGCTATTGTGCCGTAGGCGGAGGTGCCGTCCGCTATCGGGTACGATCCAAGGCGCAGGTGATCCGCGAGATGGAGACGGCCGTCACCCGTTATGGGGCAAGGTTCATCGACTTCGAAGATGAAAACCTTTCACTGGATCGCGACGGGTTTCTGGCGCTTCTCGACGACACGGCACGGCGGTTTCAGGGTCTCGATTTGGAGCTGAGAGCCATGAACGGGCTTTTTGCCCCATCCCTGGATGCGACGATGATCCGCGCCATGAAACTCGCGGGCTTCCGTACGCTGAACCTCTCCCTGGGGACGACCGCACCGGGGCAACTCCGGCGATTCAGGCGCCCGGATGTTAAAAAAGCGACGGAAGCGGCCGTTTCGGCAGCCCGGGAGGAGGGGTTGAACGTCGTCTGTTACATTATCGTGGGAGCTCCCGACCAATCAGCGCAGGATTCCCTCCGGGATCTTCTCTATCTGGCCGACCTCGACGTCCTCGCCGGAATTTCGGTTTACTATCCCGCGCCCGGGAGCGCCGACTACGCGAAACTCTCGAATGACGGCCTTCTTCCGAAACGATTTTCCCTCATGCGATCCACTGCGCTTCCGCTTTCCCTCAAGACCACCCGGCGGGAGTCGGTCACCTTGCTTCGCCTGGGACGAATTCTCGGCTTCATGCGTTTGCTCCTGAATTCAGGTGAGCGCCTGCCTCAGGCAAGGCCTCTCCGGGAATCCGGTCTCGATCCACACGGGTCTCGCAACCGCCTTGGGAGGGCTTTGCTTGCCGCTTTTTTCCATGACAGCCGCATCCGCGGCATGACCCCTGACGGCGAGATATTTGATCATAACGTATCGTCGGAGTTGGCGCTTTCTTTCAGGGACGGGTTGAAAAATATTTTTGATATTTAA
- a CDS encoding type I restriction enzyme HsdR N-terminal domain-containing protein has protein sequence MEEHAMVPHPQTETLVDFITGRTVPNIGAEENRQAVERFLVEEKGFFPTDITVDLPLEVDIAGEIYRSKIDIVVRIAGRILMCIKCAPGSLGSREREIVAAARLLTPFPSPYAVVSDGKTALVIETLSGKRIAQGLDAVPSKDDATRRLSDMSPEAFPEEKRYREGLIFRSYDSMNVNRIMSGEA, from the coding sequence ATGGAGGAACACGCCATGGTCCCTCACCCTCAAACGGAAACCCTCGTGGATTTCATCACCGGCAGAACCGTACCCAACATCGGGGCCGAGGAAAATCGTCAGGCCGTTGAACGCTTTCTGGTCGAAGAGAAGGGGTTTTTCCCAACCGACATCACCGTGGACCTTCCCCTCGAGGTCGATATCGCAGGCGAAATCTATCGTTCCAAAATCGATATCGTGGTCCGCATTGCCGGAAGAATTTTGATGTGTATCAAATGCGCCCCGGGCTCACTAGGGTCGCGGGAACGGGAGATTGTTGCCGCAGCGAGACTTCTGACCCCATTCCCCTCACCCTATGCCGTGGTGTCAGACGGAAAGACCGCCCTGGTGATCGAGACCCTTTCCGGAAAAAGGATCGCCCAGGGGCTCGATGCCGTTCCCTCAAAGGATGATGCAACCCGACGCCTGTCGGACATGAGCCCGGAAGCCTTTCCCGAAGAAAAGCGATACCGGGAGGGCCTTATTTTCAGGTCCTATGACAGCATGAATGTCAACCGCATCATGAGCGGCGAAGCATGA